The Flavobacterium psychrotrophum region CGAACGTATTACCGTTTCGCTGTTACCGCCCGGATAGGAGCCGCTTACCATAACGGTAGGAGGGGAGATGTCCGGAAATCGGGTAACCGATAACCTTGTAAGTCCTATAACGCCCAGTATAAGCAGTACTATAGAGATTACCGTGGCCAATACCGGCCTGTCTATTATGTTTTTTAACATTGGAAATGCTTTTTAATGTATCTGATAGTTATTTTTTAGCAACCGGTGTGTTTTCTCTTGCAGTTACCTCCATGCCGTCGTTAAGGGCATCTATACTATTGATAGCTACCTTATCGCCAGATTTAAGGCCTTTGTTTACAAAATAATCAGTACCGGCGCTACCTGCAATTTCTACAGGAACCATGGCAACTTTATTACCGTTTAGTGTAAATACAAAAAACTTATCCTGTATGTCCTTAACGCTTGCCATAGGCACGGTAAGTACCGAAGAAAGGTTACTGTTAAGTATAACTCTTGCAGAACCGCCAGAGCGCAGGTATTTTTTTGGATTCGGAAAAATGGCTTTTAAGGAAATGCTGCCTGTAGTACGGTCTACATTTCCACTTGCTACTTCTACGGTACCTTTATGCTCATAAATGCTGCCATCTGCCATAATAAGTTGCACGCCTTTATCTTCTGCTGTGTCTTTCAGGTATGCTAAATAATCGGCTTCGCTTAATGAGAAATACACATAAACTGTATTAATGTCTGATAGTGTAGTTAACGGAGTAGCATCGGTAGGGGTAACAAGATTTCCTATCCTGTTAGGTATGCGGCTTATATAACCACTTACCGGAGCCTTAATTAGAGAAAAATCGGCATTAAGTTGAGAAGAACCAAGCGCAGCTTTTGCTTGTGCTACCTGTGCTTTTGCTGCCTCATAGCTGGCCTCGGCTGTTTTTAACTGCATTGGCGAAAATACTTTGCCTTCAACCAGCGGCCTTATTTTGTCTACTTCAAGTTTTGCAGTGGCAAGGTTAGCCTGTGCATTTTTATAAGCCGCCTCACTGCTGTGTACCTGCTCTTCAAAAACATCGCCTTTAATTTTAAAAAGCGACTGGCCTTTTTGAACGTAGTCACCTTCTTTTACATATATGGCTTCAAGATAGCCAGATACCTGAGCTTTAATATCTACATTTACACTACCTTCTATAAGTCCAGGATATTTTTT contains the following coding sequences:
- a CDS encoding efflux RND transporter periplasmic adaptor subunit — encoded protein: MTKKILQRYAVIKTSLALIVALVFSSCGQKNADAAQQMPKPEVDFLTVQSGTGEIDKKYPGLIEGSVNVDIKAQVSGYLEAIYVKEGDYVQKGQSLFKIKGDVFEEQVHSSEAAYKNAQANLATAKLEVDKIRPLVEGKVFSPMQLKTAEASYEAAKAQVAQAKAALGSSQLNADFSLIKAPVSGYISRIPNRIGNLVTPTDATPLTTLSDINTVYVYFSLSEADYLAYLKDTAEDKGVQLIMADGSIYEHKGTVEVASGNVDRTTGSISLKAIFPNPKKYLRSGGSARVILNSNLSSVLTVPMASVKDIQDKFFVFTLNGNKVAMVPVEIAGSAGTDYFVNKGLKSGDKVAINSIDALNDGMEVTARENTPVAKK